In Zonotrichia albicollis isolate bZonAlb1 chromosome 3, bZonAlb1.hap1, whole genome shotgun sequence, a single window of DNA contains:
- the RHOQ gene encoding rho-related GTP-binding protein RhoQ isoform X1, with product MAHGSAAVMLKCVVVGDGAVGKTCLLMSYANDAFPEEYVPTVFDHYAVSVTVGGKQYLLGLYDTAGQEDYDRLRPLSYPMTDVFLICFSVVNPASFQNVKEEWVPELKEYAPNVPFLLVGTQIDLRDDPKTLARLNDMKEKPVSVEQGQKLAKEIGAYCYVECSALTQKGLKTVFDEAIIAILTPKKHTVKKRIGSRCINCCLIT from the exons ATGGCCCATGGCAGCGCGGCGGTCATGCTGAAGTGCGTGGTGGTGGGGGACGGCGCCGTGGGCAAGACGTGCCTGCTGATGAGCTACGCCAACGACGCCTTCCCCGAGGAGTACGTGCCCACCGTGTTCGACCACTACGCAG TCAGCGTTACCGTCGGCGGCAAGCAGTACCTGCTGGGGCTCTACGACACCGCCGGCCAG GAAGACTATGATCGTCTGAGACCTTTATCTTACCCTATGACCGATGTCTTCCTTATCTGCTTCTCAGTGGTAAACCCTGCTTCATTTCAAAATGTGAAGGAAGAGTGGGTACCGGAGTTGAAGGAATATGCACCTAATGTTCCCTTTTTACTAGTAGGAACACAG ATTGATCTCCGTGATGACCCAAAAACTCTGGCAAGACTGAATGATATGAAAGAGAAGCCCGTATCTGTGGAGCAAGGACAGAAGTTAGCAAAAGAG ATAGGAGCCTACTGTTACGTGGAGTGTTCAGCTTTAACACAGAAAGGACTGAAGACTGTTTTTGATGAAGCTATTATAGCCATTCTAACTCCAAAGAAACACACAGTGAAGAAGAGAATAGGCTCAAGATGCATAAACTGCTGTTTGATCACGTGA
- the RHOQ gene encoding rho-related GTP-binding protein RhoQ isoform X2, with protein sequence MAHGSAAVMLKCVVVGDGAVGKTCLLMSYANDAFPEEYVPTVFDHYAVSVTVGGKQYLLGLYDTAGQEDYDRLRPLSYPMTDVFLICFSVVNPASFQNVKEEWVPELKEYAPNVPFLLVGTQIDLRDDPKTLARLNDMKEKPVSVEQGQKLAKEEPTVTWSVQL encoded by the exons ATGGCCCATGGCAGCGCGGCGGTCATGCTGAAGTGCGTGGTGGTGGGGGACGGCGCCGTGGGCAAGACGTGCCTGCTGATGAGCTACGCCAACGACGCCTTCCCCGAGGAGTACGTGCCCACCGTGTTCGACCACTACGCAG TCAGCGTTACCGTCGGCGGCAAGCAGTACCTGCTGGGGCTCTACGACACCGCCGGCCAG GAAGACTATGATCGTCTGAGACCTTTATCTTACCCTATGACCGATGTCTTCCTTATCTGCTTCTCAGTGGTAAACCCTGCTTCATTTCAAAATGTGAAGGAAGAGTGGGTACCGGAGTTGAAGGAATATGCACCTAATGTTCCCTTTTTACTAGTAGGAACACAG ATTGATCTCCGTGATGACCCAAAAACTCTGGCAAGACTGAATGATATGAAAGAGAAGCCCGTATCTGTGGAGCAAGGACAGAAGTTAGCAAAAGAG GAGCCTACTGTTACGTGGAGTGTTCAGCTTTAA